CGCGCGCCGCTAGGGGTCGTGCCCGAGCGCGCGCGATCGGCACACCGCCGCGCCGCGCTTGTATCAGCAGCCAGCCGACCGAGACGGGTGCCCCGCGCCCGGGGCACCCGTCGGCGGGTCACGCCGCCTGCTTGGCCCTGCCGTCACGCTTGATGGTGAGCTTGCCGTGCTTGATCTGCGCCAGCCGGGGCACGCGCTTGGCCAGCACGGAGTCGTGCGTGACCATGATCACGGTCAGGCCTCGGTCCGCCCACAGGTTCTCCAGCAGGCCGAAGATGTCGTCCCGGGTCTCCTCGTCGAGGTTTCCGGTCGGCTCGTCGGCCAGGATCACCTTCGGCTCCTTCACCAGCGCCCGCGCGATCGCGACACGCTGCTGCTGGCCGCCGGAGAGCTCCGTCTGCAGGTGGCCGCTCCGGTCGCCCAGACCGACCTCGGCCAGCGCCTTCGCCGCGCGCTCGCGCCGCTCGGCCTTGGAGACACCCATCGGCACGAGCGCCGTCTCGACGTTCTCCTGCGCGGTGAGGGTCGGGATCAGGTTGAAGCCCTGGAAGATGTAGCCGAAGTTCTGCGCACGCAGCTTCGTCAGCGACATCTCCCCCATCTTCGCCATCTCCTGGCCGTCGAACTTCAGCGAACCGCCCGTCGGCCGGTCCAGACCGCCCAGCAACTGCAGTAGCGTCGACTTCCCATGCCCGGTCGGACCCTGGATCGCGAGCATGTCGTTGTCCGGGATCACCACGTCCACGCCCTGAAGCGCGTTCACCTTCTCGTTCTTGCCCTTGCCCTGATAAACCTTGGTCAGACCACTGATCTCATACATGTTGTTCCTTCGGAAGCGAAAGCCCGGAGACGCAGGTCCTAGGCGACCTTGCTCAGAGCGTCGGCCGGGCG
This genomic window from Actinospica robiniae DSM 44927 contains:
- a CDS encoding ABC transporter ATP-binding protein — protein: MYEISGLTKVYQGKGKNEKVNALQGVDVVIPDNDMLAIQGPTGHGKSTLLQLLGGLDRPTGGSLKFDGQEMAKMGEMSLTKLRAQNFGYIFQGFNLIPTLTAQENVETALVPMGVSKAERRERAAKALAEVGLGDRSGHLQTELSGGQQQRVAIARALVKEPKVILADEPTGNLDEETRDDIFGLLENLWADRGLTVIMVTHDSVLAKRVPRLAQIKHGKLTIKRDGRAKQAA